A window of the Janthinobacterium agaricidamnosum NBRC 102515 = DSM 9628 genome harbors these coding sequences:
- a CDS encoding methyl-accepting chemotaxis protein: MKTLSNIRIGARLALGFALVLILSIAAISFALINAHSNAEATRQMMERPLAKERLASDLYLLIYSAIERTSLIAKSSDQTLSVVFADEIAAGTKKGGGFLKQLQGMLDTAQEKATFEATMRVRATYQEAKNQVMNAKKSGDAAQGERIYTERYMPAAKAYQVQVQALLAQQRKAIDDTAHGIEAANAHSFSLLVTLSILLVVLASLGAWLITRSIVRPLRAAIKVAETVATGDLRSVFRTPSGDEIGDLMRALQRMNQALARVVSEVQGGAQTIATASGQIAAGNQDLSSRTEQQAGSLEETASSMEQLTAAVRQNADHAQQANQLALAASGVAASGGDIVGQVVDTMGNINNASKKIVDIIGVIDGIAFQTNILALNAAVEAARAGEQGRGFAVVATEVRSLAQRSAAAAKEIKGLIDDSVQQVEHGAQLVQQAGSTMNDVVSSVRRVTEIMAELTSASQEQRVGIEHINEAMSQMDQVTQQNAALVEEAAAAAASLEDQASHLASVAGGFKLG; this comes from the coding sequence ATGAAAACGCTGTCGAATATCCGTATCGGCGCCCGCCTGGCGCTCGGTTTTGCGCTGGTGCTGATCCTGTCCATCGCCGCCATTTCGTTTGCCCTGATCAATGCCCACAGCAATGCCGAAGCCACCCGGCAAATGATGGAGCGGCCGCTGGCCAAGGAACGCCTGGCATCCGACCTGTATCTGCTGATCTATTCGGCGATCGAGCGCACCTCGCTGATCGCCAAGAGCAGCGATCAAACGCTGTCGGTGGTGTTTGCCGATGAAATCGCCGCCGGCACCAAAAAAGGCGGCGGCTTCCTGAAACAATTGCAAGGCATGCTCGATACGGCGCAGGAAAAAGCCACGTTCGAGGCCACCATGCGCGTGCGGGCCACCTACCAGGAAGCCAAGAACCAGGTCATGAACGCCAAGAAGTCCGGCGATGCGGCGCAGGGGGAGCGTATTTACACGGAGCGCTACATGCCGGCGGCCAAGGCTTACCAGGTCCAGGTGCAAGCGTTGCTGGCACAGCAGCGCAAGGCCATCGACGATACCGCGCACGGCATCGAGGCGGCCAATGCACATAGCTTCAGCCTGCTGGTGACACTGAGTATCTTGCTGGTAGTGCTGGCCAGCCTGGGCGCCTGGCTGATCACGCGCAGCATCGTGCGGCCGCTGCGGGCCGCGATCAAGGTCGCCGAAACCGTCGCCACCGGCGATTTGCGCAGCGTGTTCCGGACACCGTCCGGCGATGAAATCGGCGACTTGATGAGGGCCTTGCAGCGCATGAACCAGGCGCTGGCGCGGGTGGTGTCGGAAGTACAGGGCGGCGCCCAGACGATCGCCACTGCGTCGGGCCAGATTGCGGCCGGCAACCAGGACTTGTCGTCGCGCACCGAGCAGCAAGCGGGCTCGCTGGAAGAAACCGCATCGTCGATGGAACAACTGACGGCCGCCGTGCGCCAGAATGCCGACCATGCGCAGCAGGCCAATCAACTGGCGCTGGCCGCGTCCGGCGTGGCAGCCAGCGGCGGCGACATCGTCGGCCAGGTGGTCGATACCATGGGCAACATCAATAACGCGTCGAAGAAAATCGTCGACATCATCGGCGTCATCGACGGCATTGCCTTCCAGACCAACATCCTGGCGCTGAACGCGGCCGTCGAAGCGGCGCGCGCCGGCGAACAGGGGCGTGGCTTCGCCGTGGTGGCCACCGAGGTGCGCAGCCTGGCGCAGCGCTCGGCCGCCGCCGCGAAGGAAATCAAGGGACTGATCGACGACTCGGTACAGCAGGTGGAGCATGGCGCGCAACTGGTGCAGCAAGCCGGCTCGACCATGAACGACGTGGTCTCCAGCGTGCGCCGCGTCACCGAGATCATGGCCGAGCTGACCTCGGCCAGCCAGGAACAGCGCGTGGGCATCGAACATATCAATGAAGCGATGTCGCAGATGGACCAGGTGACCCAGCAAAACGCCGCGCTGGTCGAAGAAGCGGCGGCCGCCGCCGCCAGCCTGGAAGACCAGGCCAGCCACCTGGCCAGCGTGGCGGGCGGCTTCAAGCTGGGCTAG
- the rph gene encoding ribonuclease PH yields the protein MTFENRPSGRAVDALRAIRITRQYTKHAEGSVLIECGDTKVICTASIEDKVPGFLKGKGQGWLTAEYGMLPRSTHTRMDREAARGKQSGRTQEIQRLIGRSLRAAFDLQAFGERTLHLDCDVIQADGGTRTASITGAMVAAYDAFAQLAARGAIDTIPVKSFVAAISVGVYQGEPVLDLDYVEDSGCDTDMNVVMTEAGHFIEVQGTAEGAAFDRAGMNRLLDLAQAGIADLIKLQKDALGLTG from the coding sequence ATGACATTCGAGAACCGCCCGAGCGGCCGCGCCGTTGACGCGCTGCGCGCCATCCGCATCACCCGCCAATACACCAAGCACGCCGAAGGTTCGGTCCTGATCGAGTGCGGCGACACCAAGGTGATTTGCACCGCCAGCATCGAAGACAAGGTGCCGGGTTTTCTGAAAGGCAAGGGGCAGGGCTGGCTGACGGCCGAGTACGGCATGTTGCCGCGCTCGACCCACACGCGCATGGACCGTGAAGCGGCGCGCGGCAAGCAATCCGGCCGCACCCAGGAAATTCAGCGCCTGATCGGCCGCTCGCTGCGCGCCGCTTTCGACTTGCAAGCGTTCGGCGAACGCACCTTGCACCTCGATTGCGACGTGATCCAGGCCGACGGCGGCACCCGCACCGCATCAATCACCGGCGCGATGGTCGCCGCCTACGACGCCTTCGCCCAGCTGGCGGCGCGCGGCGCGATCGACACCATCCCGGTGAAAAGCTTTGTCGCGGCGATTTCGGTCGGCGTCTACCAGGGCGAGCCGGTGCTGGACCTCGATTACGTCGAGGATTCCGGTTGCGACACGGATATGAACGTGGTGATGACCGAAGCCGGTCATTTCATCGAAGTGCAGGGTACGGCCGAAGGCGCGGCATTCGACCGGGCCGGCATGAACCGCTTGCTGGACCTGGCGCAAGCGGGCATCGCCGACCTGATCAAGCTGCAAAAAGACGCGCTGGGCCTGACCGGATAA
- a CDS encoding tetratricopeptide repeat protein, producing the protein MKPWATILMLCAALSACASVPSAPPPLLFNDAAFGTPLKTASPAEIFAVSDAMKAYLQDHISYRARNDNPRQALFDALYKKGQLRLEYDAEMTRNATEAFDARAGNCLSLVLMTAALAKELNLAVQYQTVMTEESWSRSGDLYFVSGHVNLTLGKKTNENTGYDARGLLTIDFLPPQDGAGYRSLPIPEQTILAMYMNNRAAETLAARHIEQAYWWARAAILQDPAFGAAYNTLGVIFRRHGNLDDARRSFAFALERSPSDTFILSNLAQSLEALGREPEARVLRERLARLQPEPPFHFFNLAQKAMLAGDYRAAVTLFAREVARDPYYHEFHFGLAQAYFKLGELRLADRELILALENSTTRNDHQLYAAKLQRIRAQQAQVRAQ; encoded by the coding sequence ATGAAACCCTGGGCCACCATATTGATGTTGTGTGCGGCATTGAGCGCCTGCGCCAGCGTACCAAGCGCGCCGCCGCCATTGTTGTTCAACGACGCCGCCTTCGGCACGCCGCTGAAGACCGCCAGCCCGGCAGAAATTTTTGCCGTCAGCGATGCGATGAAAGCTTATCTGCAAGACCACATCAGCTACCGCGCGCGCAACGACAATCCACGCCAGGCGCTGTTCGACGCGCTCTACAAGAAGGGCCAGTTGCGGCTGGAGTACGATGCGGAAATGACGCGCAACGCGACCGAGGCCTTCGATGCGCGCGCCGGCAATTGCCTGTCGCTGGTGCTGATGACGGCCGCGCTGGCCAAGGAATTGAATCTTGCGGTGCAATACCAGACGGTGATGACCGAAGAAAGCTGGAGCCGCAGCGGCGACCTGTATTTCGTCAGCGGCCACGTCAACCTGACGCTCGGCAAAAAGACCAATGAAAACACCGGTTATGACGCCAGGGGGCTGCTGACCATCGATTTCCTGCCGCCGCAGGACGGCGCCGGCTACCGCAGCCTGCCGATCCCGGAACAGACTATTCTCGCCATGTACATGAATAACCGCGCCGCCGAAACGCTGGCGGCGCGGCACATCGAACAGGCGTATTGGTGGGCCCGCGCGGCAATCCTGCAAGACCCCGCTTTCGGCGCCGCCTACAACACGCTGGGCGTGATTTTCCGCCGCCACGGCAATCTCGACGACGCGCGGCGCAGCTTCGCGTTTGCGCTGGAACGTTCGCCATCGGATACTTTCATCCTGTCCAACCTGGCGCAAAGCCTGGAAGCGCTGGGCCGCGAACCCGAAGCGCGAGTGCTGCGCGAACGGCTGGCACGGCTGCAACCGGAACCGCCGTTTCACTTTTTCAACCTGGCACAAAAAGCCATGCTGGCCGGCGATTACCGGGCCGCCGTGACGCTGTTCGCCAGGGAAGTGGCGCGCGATCCCTACTATCACGAATTCCACTTCGGCCTGGCGCAGGCCTACTTCAAGCTCGGCGAGTTGCGGCTGGCCGACCGCGAACTGATCCTGGCGCTGGAAAACAGCACCACCCGCAACGATCATCAGTTGTATGCGGCCAAGCTGCAGCGCATCCGCGCCCAGCAAGCCCAGGTGCGCGCTCAGTGA
- a CDS encoding efflux transporter outer membrane subunit — translation MINRLCVIIVCLLAGCSLAPAYQRPAAPVAASYPPNGPDAAGIAAADTGWIEYFGADPRLRQLIALALEHNRDLRSAALRIEEARAQYHIQRADRLPNLNASLAASRARTPAPASVTGQPYVSDSYSAGLGMPSFELDFFGRVRNLSEAALSLYLATAEARQAAQISLVAAVAQAYYTERAYAEQTALAQQTLQGRARTFDLTRQRLEVGASSRLDWRLSETLYQSARVAALTLARQRAQAENALTLLVGQPLAAGANPGGMAGDDTIDAMSALPAGLPSDLLVRRPDIRAAELQLQAANANIGAARAAFFPRISLTAALGSTSSAFSGLFDSGSGTWSYSPQLLLPIFDAGRNRANLSLAEARNNLAVAAYEKTIQVAFREVADALAARTYLGDQVNAQRAVQDAQAERLSLLQLRFANGVSSTLDVLDAQRELFSAQQDLVQARLLRTNSAIDLYRALGGGWK, via the coding sequence ATGATTAACAGACTCTGCGTGATTATCGTATGCCTGCTGGCCGGCTGTTCGCTGGCGCCCGCTTATCAGCGCCCGGCCGCGCCGGTGGCGGCCAGCTATCCGCCGAACGGTCCCGACGCGGCCGGCATTGCCGCCGCCGACACCGGCTGGATCGAGTATTTCGGCGCCGACCCGCGCCTGCGCCAACTGATCGCACTGGCGCTGGAACACAACCGCGACCTGCGCAGCGCCGCGCTGCGCATCGAAGAGGCGCGCGCCCAGTACCACATCCAGCGCGCCGACCGGCTGCCGAACCTGAACGCCAGCCTGGCCGCCAGCCGCGCCCGCACGCCGGCGCCGGCCAGCGTCACCGGCCAGCCGTATGTCAGCGACAGCTACAGCGCGGGCCTCGGCATGCCCTCGTTCGAACTGGATTTTTTCGGCCGCGTGCGCAATCTGAGCGAGGCGGCGCTGTCGCTGTACCTGGCCACCGCCGAAGCCCGGCAGGCGGCGCAAATCAGCCTGGTGGCGGCGGTGGCGCAAGCGTATTACACCGAGCGCGCCTATGCCGAACAAACCGCGCTGGCGCAACAAACCCTGCAGGGCCGCGCGCGCACCTTCGACCTGACCCGCCAGCGCCTGGAAGTGGGCGCCTCGTCGCGGCTCGATTGGCGCCTCAGTGAAACGCTGTACCAAAGCGCGCGGGTCGCGGCGCTAACCCTGGCGCGGCAACGGGCGCAGGCGGAAAATGCGTTGACGCTGCTGGTCGGCCAGCCGCTGGCCGCCGGCGCAAACCCGGGAGGCATGGCCGGCGACGACACCATCGATGCGATGAGCGCGCTGCCGGCCGGCTTGCCATCGGATTTGCTGGTGCGCCGGCCCGACATCCGCGCCGCCGAGCTGCAATTACAAGCAGCCAACGCCAACATCGGCGCGGCGCGCGCCGCCTTTTTCCCGCGCATCAGCCTGACCGCGGCGCTGGGCAGTACCAGCAGCGCCTTTTCCGGCCTGTTCGACAGCGGCTCCGGCACTTGGTCTTACTCGCCGCAACTGCTGCTGCCGATCTTCGACGCCGGCCGCAACCGCGCCAACCTGAGCCTGGCCGAAGCCCGTAACAACCTGGCCGTCGCCGCCTATGAAAAAACCATCCAGGTCGCATTCCGCGAAGTAGCCGACGCGCTGGCGGCGCGCACTTACCTGGGCGATCAGGTCAACGCGCAACGCGCGGTGCAGGATGCGCAAGCCGAACGGCTGTCGCTGCTGCAACTGCGTTTTGCCAACGGCGTCTCCAGCACGCTCGACGTGCTCGACGCGCAGCGCGAACTGTTCAGCGCCCAGCAGGACCTGGTGCAGGCGCGGCTGCTGCGCACCAACAGCGCCATCGACCTGTACCGGGCGCTGGGCGGAGGCTGGAAATAA
- the gmk gene encoding guanylate kinase: MSHPTAFSGSLFMVVAPSGAGKSTLVNALLKQEPAIKLSISTTTRAPRPGEEHGREYYFTTADDFVARADQGEFLEWAEVHGNYYGTSRIQVEQQMQAGTDILLEIDWQGARQVRKQFPRAAGIFILPPSIAALEERLNKRGQDEPHVITRRLLAAGGEIAHAPEFEYVIINEEFTVALLELSAIVKAARCRFAQQAARSASLFAQLGIHAE, from the coding sequence ATGAGCCATCCCACCGCCTTCTCCGGCAGCCTGTTTATGGTCGTTGCGCCTTCCGGCGCCGGCAAATCGACTCTGGTCAACGCGCTGCTGAAACAGGAACCAGCGATCAAACTGTCGATTTCGACCACCACGCGGGCGCCGCGTCCGGGCGAAGAGCATGGCCGCGAGTATTATTTCACTACCGCCGACGACTTTGTCGCGCGCGCCGACCAGGGCGAATTCCTGGAATGGGCCGAAGTGCACGGCAATTATTACGGCACCTCGCGCATCCAGGTCGAGCAACAGATGCAGGCCGGCACCGATATTTTGCTGGAAATCGATTGGCAAGGCGCGCGCCAGGTGCGTAAACAGTTTCCGCGCGCAGCCGGAATTTTCATTTTGCCGCCGTCGATCGCTGCGCTGGAAGAGCGCCTGAACAAGCGCGGCCAGGATGAACCGCACGTCATCACGCGGCGCCTGCTGGCCGCCGGCGGAGAAATCGCACACGCGCCAGAGTTCGAATATGTTATTATCAATGAAGAGTTTACGGTCGCCTTGCTGGAGTTGAGCGCGATCGTCAAAGCGGCCCGTTGCAGGTTTGCGCAACAAGCGGCCCGCAGCGCCTCGCTGTTCGCCCAATTGGGCATCCACGCTGAATAA
- the rpoZ gene encoding DNA-directed RNA polymerase subunit omega — translation MARITIEDCLKQIPNRFQLTLAATYRARQLLQGHTPKVEAKDKPTVVALREIAAGKVGIEMLKKVPM, via the coding sequence ATGGCCCGTATCACAATTGAAGATTGCCTGAAACAAATCCCGAATCGTTTCCAGCTGACCCTGGCCGCGACCTATCGCGCCCGTCAACTGTTGCAAGGCCATACCCCAAAGGTTGAAGCCAAGGATAAACCGACGGTAGTTGCCCTGCGTGAAATCGCCGCTGGCAAGGTCGGTATCGAAATGTTGAAAAAGGTCCCTATGTAA
- a CDS encoding YicC/YloC family endoribonuclease: MTGYAVATSESAAGTLTIEIKSVNSRFLDLQFRINDDLRALEPDLRVAVMAAITRGKVEVRLSFGRKAATAGTQALNLTLLAELARLQNEIGQHFVSAPVMSVAELLRWPGVIEEAQVGQESLQADVAALTVRTVAAFVDSRKREGAALETVLVSRIEAMEAIVKRITPLIPQVVAAFQQKAVERMQDALGLASQGSNSALSRQDAMERIRQEVILYGIRIDVSEELARLSAHLTETRHILKKGGQVGKRLDFMMQELNREANTLGAKASVKELADASMDLKLLIEQMREQVQNLE; encoded by the coding sequence ATGACAGGCTACGCGGTTGCCACCAGCGAAAGCGCTGCAGGCACACTGACTATTGAAATCAAGAGCGTCAATTCGCGCTTTCTCGATCTGCAATTCCGTATCAACGACGATTTGCGGGCGCTGGAACCGGATTTGCGCGTCGCCGTCATGGCCGCCATCACGCGCGGCAAAGTCGAGGTGCGCCTGAGCTTCGGCCGCAAGGCCGCCACCGCCGGCACCCAGGCGCTGAACCTGACGCTGCTGGCCGAACTGGCGCGGCTGCAAAACGAAATCGGCCAGCATTTTGTATCGGCGCCGGTGATGAGCGTGGCGGAATTGCTGCGCTGGCCAGGCGTCATCGAAGAAGCCCAAGTCGGCCAGGAATCGCTGCAGGCGGACGTCGCGGCCCTGACCGTGCGCACCGTCGCCGCCTTTGTCGACAGCCGCAAGCGCGAAGGCGCGGCGCTGGAAACGGTGCTGGTGTCGCGCATCGAAGCGATGGAAGCGATCGTCAAGCGCATCACGCCGCTGATCCCGCAAGTGGTCGCCGCGTTCCAGCAAAAAGCCGTCGAACGCATGCAGGATGCGCTGGGACTGGCCAGCCAGGGTTCGAATTCGGCGCTGTCGCGCCAGGATGCGATGGAACGCATCCGCCAGGAAGTGATTTTGTACGGCATCCGCATCGACGTTTCCGAAGAGCTGGCGCGCCTGTCGGCCCACTTGACCGAAACCCGCCACATCCTGAAAAAAGGCGGCCAGGTCGGCAAACGCCTCGATTTCATGATGCAGGAACTCAACCGCGAAGCCAATACGCTGGGCGCCAAGGCGTCCGTCAAGGAATTGGCCGACGCCTCGATGGACTTGAAACTGCTGATCGAACAAATGCGCGAACAGGTGCAAAACCTGGAATAA
- the rdgB gene encoding RdgB/HAM1 family non-canonical purine NTP pyrophosphatase encodes MTQQLILASNNAGKLKEFNELLSTLGFSVHAQGEFNVPEADEPFHTFVENALQKARHASRLTGLPALADDSGVCVNALGGAPGVYSARYAGAPKSDAANSARLIADLQAHADKSAYYYCVLVFVRHADDPQPVIADGRWNGEMIATPRGNGGFGYDPHFYIPALGKCAAELTADEKNACSHRGQALRALVEKLR; translated from the coding sequence ATGACCCAACAACTGATACTCGCTTCAAACAATGCCGGCAAGCTCAAGGAATTCAACGAGCTGCTGTCGACGCTCGGCTTTTCGGTCCATGCGCAGGGCGAATTCAACGTCCCGGAAGCGGACGAGCCGTTTCATACTTTCGTTGAGAACGCGCTGCAAAAAGCCCGCCACGCTTCGCGCCTGACCGGCTTGCCGGCGCTGGCCGACGATTCCGGCGTGTGCGTCAATGCGCTGGGCGGCGCGCCGGGCGTGTATTCGGCGCGCTATGCCGGCGCGCCGAAATCGGATGCCGCCAACAGCGCCAGGCTGATCGCCGATTTGCAGGCGCATGCCGATAAATCGGCCTATTATTACTGTGTGCTGGTGTTCGTGCGCCATGCCGACGATCCGCAGCCGGTGATCGCCGATGGCCGCTGGAACGGCGAAATGATCGCCACGCCGCGCGGTAACGGCGGCTTCGGCTACGATCCGCATTTTTATATCCCGGCGCTGGGCAAGTGCGCCGCCGAATTGACGGCCGATGAAAAAAACGCCTGCTCGCACCGCGGCCAGGCTTTGCGTGCACTGGTAGAAAAACTGCGATGA
- the hemW gene encoding radical SAM family heme chaperone HemW yields the protein MIPIKLAGSAKPAGASKPGAQSDLGGVAGVALQYLQPGALNLAALPPLSLYIHFPWCVKKCPYCDFNSHEVRGGFPEEEYLAALRQDLEMALPLIWGRKIYTIFIGGGTPSLMSAAGLDRLMSDLRTLLPLDGAAEITMEANPGTFEAEKFKSYRASGINRLSIGIQSFNSRHLQALGRIHDDNEARRAVEIAQRTFDNFNLDLMYALPSQTLAEAEQDLATALSFAPPHLSLYHLTLEPNTLFAKYPPTLPDDDASADIQDMIAERSAAAGFEQYEVSAYARPGRRARHNLNYWEFGDYLGIGAGAHSKISFPHRVLRQARYKQPKAYLDAVRNGNPVQDEFEIGRDDMGFEFMLNALRLNGGFTPNLFSERTGLAINAIEKTMNAAEAKGLLYRDHQIIRPTELGQRFLNDLQQMFLQA from the coding sequence ATGATACCGATCAAATTGGCCGGCTCGGCCAAACCAGCCGGCGCCAGCAAGCCGGGCGCCCAGTCCGACCTCGGCGGCGTGGCCGGCGTGGCCTTGCAATATCTGCAGCCGGGCGCGCTGAACCTGGCGGCGCTGCCGCCGCTGTCGCTGTACATCCACTTTCCGTGGTGCGTCAAGAAATGCCCGTATTGCGACTTCAATTCGCACGAGGTGCGCGGCGGTTTCCCGGAAGAGGAATACCTGGCCGCCTTGCGACAAGACCTGGAAATGGCGCTGCCGCTGATCTGGGGCCGCAAGATTTATACGATTTTCATCGGCGGCGGCACGCCCAGCCTGATGTCGGCGGCCGGCCTGGACCGCTTGATGTCGGACTTGCGCACCCTGCTGCCGCTGGACGGCGCGGCCGAGATCACGATGGAAGCCAATCCCGGCACCTTCGAAGCCGAGAAATTCAAGTCGTACCGGGCCAGCGGCATCAACCGTCTGTCGATCGGCATCCAGAGTTTCAACAGCCGCCATTTGCAGGCGCTGGGCCGCATCCACGATGACAACGAAGCGCGCCGCGCGGTCGAGATCGCGCAGCGGACTTTCGACAATTTCAACCTCGACCTGATGTATGCGCTGCCGTCGCAAACGCTGGCCGAGGCCGAGCAAGACCTGGCGACCGCGCTGTCGTTCGCACCGCCGCACTTGTCGCTGTACCACCTGACGCTGGAACCGAATACGCTGTTCGCCAAGTATCCGCCGACGCTGCCGGACGACGACGCCAGCGCAGACATCCAGGACATGATTGCCGAGCGCAGCGCGGCGGCCGGCTTCGAACAGTATGAAGTGTCGGCCTACGCCCGGCCGGGACGGCGCGCGCGGCATAACCTCAATTACTGGGAGTTCGGCGACTACCTCGGCATCGGCGCCGGCGCGCATTCGAAGATTTCATTCCCGCACCGGGTGCTGCGCCAAGCCCGCTACAAGCAGCCGAAGGCGTATCTGGATGCGGTCAGGAACGGCAATCCGGTACAGGACGAATTTGAAATCGGCCGCGACGACATGGGCTTCGAATTCATGCTGAACGCCTTGCGCCTGAACGGCGGTTTTACGCCGAATTTGTTCAGCGAGCGCACCGGCCTGGCGATCAATGCGATCGAAAAAACCATGAATGCGGCCGAAGCCAAGGGTTTGTTATACCGCGACCATCAAATCATCCGGCCGACCGAACTGGGCCAGCGTTTCTTGAACGACTTGCAGCAAATGTTTTTGCAGGCCTAG